A region from the Brassica napus cultivar Da-Ae chromosome C8, Da-Ae, whole genome shotgun sequence genome encodes:
- the LOC106412121 gene encoding 60S ribosome subunit biogenesis protein NIP7 homolog: MRPLDENETTVVFEKIFKFVGNNLKNMVENPSHEGPEPEPGRYCFRLQKSRVYYVSESLVKRATNISRKSLVSIGTCIGKYTHAGSFHLTIMSLNLLAANAKHKVWLKPTSEMSFLYGNHVLKGGLGRVTDSIVPGDGVVVFSMSDVPLGFGIAAKSTQDCRKLDPNGIVVLHQADIGEYLRDEDEL; encoded by the coding sequence ATGCGGCCTTTAGACGAGAACGAGACGACCGTCGTCTTCGAGAAGATCTTCAAATTCGTGGGCAACAACCTCAAGAACATGGTCGAGAACCCATCTCACGAAGGACCCGAACCAGAGCCCGGCCGCTACTGCTTCCGCCTCCAGAAGAGCAGAGTCTACTACGTCAGCGAGTCTCTAGTGAAGCGAGCCACCAACATCTCCCGCAAAAGCCTGGTCTCCATCGGAACCTGCATCGGGAAGTACACTCACGCCGGGAGCTTCCACCTGACGATCATGTCGCTCAACCTCTTGGCGGCGAACGCGAAGCACAAGGTGTGGCTGAAACCCACGTCGGAGATGTCCTTTCTTTACGGGAACCATGTGTTGAAAGGAGGGCTAGGGAGGGTTACTGATAGTATTGTGCCTGGAGATGGAGTTGTCGTGTTCTCCATGTCGGATGTTCCGTTGGGGTTTGGGATTGCGGCGAAGAGTACGCAGGATTGTCGGAAGTTGGATCCGAATGGGATCGTTGTGCTTCATCAGGCTGATATTGGTGAGTATCTGAGGGATGAAGACGAGCTTTGA
- the LOC106413812 gene encoding TOG array regulator of axonemal microtubules protein 1-like isoform X2, with protein MALRNIENALPISQERPKKLPKLSKNPEICLNDENNIVPPPESTIDYVASENLKPFPDPESSVQRLLEELASKDWIKVCESLNNTRRFAVHHSSLLLPILEKLMVVMVKAMKNPRSALCKTSIMACSDIFKAFAEKLTLLKTMDDLLLMKASQDKKFVCEEADKALNTMVNSVSRLSLLRKLKAYVRHSNPRVRAKAAVSTSNCVSKMEVNEMEEFGMVMIAQMAADLLNDKLPEAREAARSMVNSVYEKFTWNEEEEGEEGNKQEAWQRFCEKNLTGLNAQAMIKIVSSQ; from the exons ATGGCGCTGAGGAACATCGAAAACGCTCTTCCGATCTCGCAGGAACGACCTAAGAAGCTTCCTAAACTCTCAAAGAACCCAGAGATCTGTCTGAACGACGAAAACAACATCGTACCTCCGCCTGAATCAACCATCGACTACGTCGCTTCCGAAAACCTCAAACCGTTTCCAGATCCAGAATCCTCTGTTCAG AGATTACTGGAAGAATTAGCATCAAAGGATTGGATCAAAGTGTGTGAATCACTCAACAACACAAGGAGATTCGCAGTTCATCACTCTTCTCTGTTGCTACCCATTCT AGAGAAGCTTATGGTCGTGATGGTGAAAGCGATGAAGAACCCTAGAAGCGCCTTGTGCAAGACTTCGATTATGGCTTGTTCTGATATCTTCAAAGCCTTTGCAGAAAAGTTGACTCTTTTGAAAACTATGGACGATCTG CTGCTAATGAAAGCTTCACAAGACAAGAAGTTTGTTTGTGAAGAAGCAGACAAAGCGCTGAACACGATGGTGAACTCGGTGTCTCGTTTGTCTCTTCTGCGTAAGCTCAAAGCTTATGTCCGACACAGTAACCCTCGCGTCAGGGCCAAGGCTGCCGTGTCTACTTCCAACTGCGTTTCTAAAATg GAGGTAAATGAAATGGAAGAGTTCGGGATGGTCATGATTGCGCAAATGGCTGCGGATTTGTTGAATGATAAGTTACCAGAGGCAAGGGAAGCTGCGAGGAGTATGGTTAACTCTGTTTACGAGAAATTCACAtggaatgaagaggaagaaggtgaagaaggaaacaagcaagaagcatggcaGAGGTTCTGTGAGAAGAATCTAACAGGGCTCAATGCACAAGCTATGATCAAGATCGTCTCATCTCAATAA
- the LOC106413812 gene encoding TOG array regulator of axonemal microtubules protein 2-like isoform X1 yields the protein MALRNIENALPISQERPKKLPKLSKNPEICLNDENNIVPPPESTIDYVASENLKPFPDPESSVQRLLEELASKDWIKVCESLNNTRRFAVHHSSLLLPILEKLMVVMVKAMKNPRSALCKTSIMACSDIFKAFAEKLTLLKTMDDLLLQLLMKASQDKKFVCEEADKALNTMVNSVSRLSLLRKLKAYVRHSNPRVRAKAAVSTSNCVSKMEVNEMEEFGMVMIAQMAADLLNDKLPEAREAARSMVNSVYEKFTWNEEEEGEEGNKQEAWQRFCEKNLTGLNAQAMIKIVSSQ from the exons ATGGCGCTGAGGAACATCGAAAACGCTCTTCCGATCTCGCAGGAACGACCTAAGAAGCTTCCTAAACTCTCAAAGAACCCAGAGATCTGTCTGAACGACGAAAACAACATCGTACCTCCGCCTGAATCAACCATCGACTACGTCGCTTCCGAAAACCTCAAACCGTTTCCAGATCCAGAATCCTCTGTTCAG AGATTACTGGAAGAATTAGCATCAAAGGATTGGATCAAAGTGTGTGAATCACTCAACAACACAAGGAGATTCGCAGTTCATCACTCTTCTCTGTTGCTACCCATTCT AGAGAAGCTTATGGTCGTGATGGTGAAAGCGATGAAGAACCCTAGAAGCGCCTTGTGCAAGACTTCGATTATGGCTTGTTCTGATATCTTCAAAGCCTTTGCAGAAAAGTTGACTCTTTTGAAAACTATGGACGATCTG TTATTGCAGCTGCTAATGAAAGCTTCACAAGACAAGAAGTTTGTTTGTGAAGAAGCAGACAAAGCGCTGAACACGATGGTGAACTCGGTGTCTCGTTTGTCTCTTCTGCGTAAGCTCAAAGCTTATGTCCGACACAGTAACCCTCGCGTCAGGGCCAAGGCTGCCGTGTCTACTTCCAACTGCGTTTCTAAAATg GAGGTAAATGAAATGGAAGAGTTCGGGATGGTCATGATTGCGCAAATGGCTGCGGATTTGTTGAATGATAAGTTACCAGAGGCAAGGGAAGCTGCGAGGAGTATGGTTAACTCTGTTTACGAGAAATTCACAtggaatgaagaggaagaaggtgaagaaggaaacaagcaagaagcatggcaGAGGTTCTGTGAGAAGAATCTAACAGGGCTCAATGCACAAGCTATGATCAAGATCGTCTCATCTCAATAA
- the LOC106412837 gene encoding two-component response regulator ARR10-like, whose product MTVEQDFEALDQFPVRMRVISVDDDQTCLCILETLLHRCHYHVTTTEKAQTALELLKDNKNKFNLVISDIDMPHMDGFKLLELLGLEMDLPIILLSAHSHPKYVMEGVKRSACDYLLRSVRIEELKNIWQHMVRKSMFKKMKNILTNGESQGNSDQNGLKANRKT is encoded by the exons ATGACAGTGGAACAAGATTTCGAAGCTCTGGACCAGTTTCCAGTAAGGATGAGAGTTATTTCTGTTGACGACGACCAAACTTGTCTCTGTATTCTCGAGACTTTACTTCACCGCTGCCACTACCACG TTACAACAACGGAGAAGGCACAGACCGCACTGGAGTTGTTGAAAGATAACAAGAACAAGTTTAATCTCGTGATCAGCGATATTGACATGCCACACATGGATGGTTTCAAGCTGCTTGAGCTTCTTGGTCTTGAAATGGACTTACCTATCATTC TGTTATCTGCGCATAGCCATCCAAAGTATGTGATGGAAGGAGTCAAGCGCAGTGCCTGCGACTATCTCCTTAGATCAGTTCGAATTGAGGAGCTCAAGAACATATGGCAACATATGGTGAGGAAAAGCATGtttaagaagatgaagaacattTTGACTAATGGGGAATCCCAAGGAAACTCTGATCAGAACGGCTTGAAAGCAAACAGAAAAACGTAA
- the LOC125591508 gene encoding uncharacterized protein LOC125591508 gives MLKVFHSFPFSASRRRQCFDYLLPLDFRLLFWLQEKEKQKGSTRISEVSRNIYPLYSHGPSFHNASVKTVVREWVDSGPFYGRGFAEPLPSSNELGRFPAVKTAVPVDGRFEHIVLSCNEHQTTPSFGSNEKLSELST, from the exons ATGTTAAAGGTTTTCCATTCTTTCCCTTTCTCTGCCTCTCGCCGGCGTCAATGCTTCGattatcttcttcctcttgacTTCCGTCTTCTCTTTTGGCTGcaagagaaagaaaaacaaaaagggTCAACAAGGATTTCTGAAGTCTCCAGAAACATCTATCCCCTTTATTCTCATGGACCCAGTTTTCACAACGCCTCCGTCAAAACGGTGGTTAGAGAATGGGTTGACAGTGGACCCTTTTATGGTCGAGGCTTTGCAGAACCCTTGCCATCGTCTAACGA ATTAGGAAGATTTCCGGCTGTGAAGACAGCAGTACCCGTAGACGGAAGATTTGAACACATTGTACTTTCTTGTAACGAACATCAGACCACACCATCATTTGGATCGAACGAGAAGCTCAGCGAGCTCTCAAC CTAA